A stretch of Lathyrus oleraceus cultivar Zhongwan6 chromosome 6, CAAS_Psat_ZW6_1.0, whole genome shotgun sequence DNA encodes these proteins:
- the LOC127097208 gene encoding glycine-rich RNA-binding protein 1 gives MERLRFSSVLCLMILTVEAVVGFKGNEMKNDTVQSQRHGNVTLETLSHYKENNELEVRGKHNSGVMFNASKGGLYKRGGGGGGGGGGGGGGFKWGWGGGGGGGGGGGGGGGGGGWGWGGGGGGGGWWKWGCRNEPRSHVVRGMKHHHHHHPNDASKEEYRLGEFAQCMTRTRCKGMRLDCPLHCGGPCFYDCYHMCKAHCRRRP, from the coding sequence ATGGAGAGGTTAAGATTTTCTTCTGTTCTCTGCTTAATGATTCTGACAGTGGAAGCTGTTGTTGGTTTTAAAGGTAATGAGATGAAAAATGATACTGTTCAAAGTCAAAGACATGGTAATGTTACCTTAGAAACTTTGTCCCATTATAAGGAGAATAATGAGTTAGAAGTAAGAGGAAAACACAACAGTGGAGTTATGTTCAATGCAAGCAAAGGTGGTTTGTATAAGAGAGGAGGAGGTGGTGGAGGTGGAGGTGGAGGTGGAGGAGGAGGATTTAAATGGGGGTGGGGTGGAGGAGGTGGTGGAGGTGGAGgtggaggaggaggaggaggTGGTGGTGGATGGGGATGGGGAGGAGGAGGAGGTGGGGGTGGCTGGTGGAAATGGGGGTGTAGAAATGAACCAAGATCACATGTTGTGAGGGGCATgaaacatcatcatcatcatcatcctaATGATGCATCCAAGGAAGAATATAGGTTAGGAGAGTTTGCACAATGCATGACAAGAACAAGGTGCAAAGGTATGAGGTTGGACTGTCCTCTTCACTGTGGTGGACCTTGTTTCTATGACTGCTACCATATGTGCAAGGCTCATTGTCGCCGTCGACCATGA